Proteins encoded together in one Anaerosporomusa subterranea window:
- the hisF gene encoding imidazole glycerol phosphate synthase subunit HisF yields MLTKRIIPCLDVKDGRVVKGTNFVSLRDAGDPVELAAFYDRELADELVFLDITASSDGRATMLDVVERTAAAVFIPFTVGGGIRTMGDIRQLLMAGADKVSLNTAAVQNPELIAEGAKRFGSQCIVLAVDARRAGDNRWEVYIHGGRTATGIDVIDWVKRGTALGAGEILLTSMDCDGTKDGYDLNLTKAVSDSVNVPVIASGGAGCLTHFSDALTTGSADAVLAASVFHYGQFSIRKVKEYLQKNGLEVRL; encoded by the coding sequence ATGCTAACGAAGCGAATTATTCCTTGCTTGGATGTGAAGGACGGCAGAGTGGTAAAAGGCACAAACTTTGTTAGTCTCCGCGATGCCGGTGATCCGGTTGAGCTTGCTGCCTTTTATGACCGAGAACTTGCTGATGAGTTGGTCTTTCTTGATATCACCGCCTCGTCAGATGGACGGGCTACTATGCTTGACGTGGTGGAACGAACAGCGGCGGCTGTATTTATTCCCTTTACTGTTGGCGGCGGTATCCGCACCATGGGAGATATCCGCCAGTTGTTGATGGCGGGAGCGGATAAAGTATCGCTAAATACTGCGGCTGTGCAAAATCCGGAGCTCATTGCCGAAGGCGCCAAACGGTTTGGCAGCCAATGCATTGTATTAGCGGTGGATGCCCGCCGGGCGGGTGATAACCGCTGGGAAGTATATATTCATGGCGGCAGGACGGCTACCGGCATCGATGTTATCGATTGGGTAAAGCGCGGCACGGCGCTTGGCGCTGGTGAGATTCTACTAACCAGTATGGATTGCGACGGAACCAAGGATGGTTATGATTTAAATCTGACGAAGGCAGTGTCTGACTCGGTCAACGTTCCGGTTATCGCTTCTGGGGGCGCCGGTTGTTTGACGCATTTCTCTGACGCTCTGACAACCGGTAGCGCTGATGCTGTATTGGCCGCCTCAGTCTTTCACTATGGCCAATTTTCCATTCGGAAAGTAAAAGAGTATCTACAAAAAAATGGTTTGGAGGTTCGGTTATGA
- the hisA gene encoding 1-(5-phosphoribosyl)-5-[(5-phosphoribosylamino)methylideneamino]imidazole-4-carboxamide isomerase gives MILFPAIDIRGGKCVRLTEGRFDRETVFAENPVEMAVRWQSEGGEFLHIVDLDGALAGKPVNFAIIKAIVSAVKVPVQVGGGIRNLNTIESLLSAGVNRVILGSVAVKQPDLVTEACRRYREKIVVGIDARNGMVAVEGWGKSGGITAVELASTMAKTGVERIIFTDISRDGTLSGVNIAASVDLARQANIKVIASGGVKDMTDICALQSAPSGIEGVIVGKALYAGTLSLPEALKTIRGEGGSPC, from the coding sequence ATGATTTTATTTCCGGCAATCGATATTCGCGGCGGCAAATGCGTGCGGCTGACGGAAGGGCGTTTTGACCGAGAAACTGTATTTGCGGAAAACCCGGTTGAGATGGCGGTGCGCTGGCAGTCAGAGGGCGGCGAATTTCTCCATATTGTTGATCTCGATGGCGCATTGGCGGGAAAGCCAGTCAATTTTGCCATCATTAAGGCTATTGTTAGCGCTGTCAAAGTTCCCGTGCAGGTCGGCGGCGGTATTCGCAATCTGAATACCATCGAATCGTTACTCAGCGCCGGGGTTAACCGCGTCATTCTCGGGTCAGTGGCAGTCAAGCAACCAGACTTGGTAACCGAAGCTTGTCGCCGCTATCGTGAAAAGATTGTTGTCGGCATCGACGCTCGTAATGGCATGGTTGCAGTGGAAGGCTGGGGGAAAAGCGGTGGCATTACGGCGGTCGAATTGGCCTCCACGATGGCGAAAACTGGTGTGGAGAGGATAATCTTTACCGATATCAGTCGCGATGGCACCTTGTCGGGAGTGAATATTGCTGCTAGCGTAGATTTGGCTAGACAAGCAAATATCAAAGTGATCGCCTCCGGCGGCGTCAAAGACATGACAGATATTTGCGCCCTGCAATCTGCTCCTAGTGGCATTGAGGGAGTCATTGTCGGTAAAGCGCTGTATGCGGGGACATTGTCACTGCCGGAAGCGTTAAAGACAATTCGCGGCGAGGGAGGCAGTCCATGCTAA
- the hisH gene encoding imidazole glycerol phosphate synthase subunit HisH, producing the protein MGQTAADVAIIDYGMGNLRSVAKAFEKLGAVVAVTRSPEVIVTAKRVVLPGVGAFGDCMDNIRQYGLDTVIYQLIADDKPFLGICLGLQMLFEGSDEAPGVKGLGIFPGFVRKIEASGLKVPHMGWNSLQFHQTSLLFNQLSAAPFVYFVHSYHAVPADPSLLTASTTYGGIVTAAVGRGKVQAVQFHPEKSSASGMSILNNFLAVE; encoded by the coding sequence ATGGGGCAGACTGCAGCCGATGTGGCAATTATTGACTATGGTATGGGCAATCTCCGCAGCGTTGCCAAGGCGTTTGAAAAACTTGGCGCTGTTGTCGCAGTAACTCGTTCTCCTGAGGTTATAGTGACAGCCAAACGGGTGGTGTTGCCAGGAGTTGGCGCTTTTGGCGATTGTATGGATAATATCCGTCAATACGGACTAGATACAGTAATTTATCAGCTAATTGCTGATGACAAGCCATTTCTTGGCATTTGCCTGGGACTGCAAATGTTATTTGAAGGTAGTGACGAAGCGCCTGGTGTGAAAGGATTAGGAATTTTCCCCGGCTTTGTTCGAAAGATTGAAGCATCAGGCTTGAAGGTGCCACATATGGGGTGGAATAGTCTTCAGTTTCATCAAACCAGTCTGTTGTTTAACCAGCTTTCGGCCGCTCCTTTCGTTTACTTTGTGCACAGTTATCATGCAGTTCCCGCTGATCCATCTCTGCTAACTGCTAGCACGACTTATGGCGGGATCGTTACAGCCGCTGTCGGGCGAGGCAAGGTCCAGGCAGTGCAGTTTCATCCTGAGAAGTCAAGCGCCAGCGGAATGAGCATACTGAACAATTTCCTGGCTGTGGAATGA
- the hisB gene encoding imidazoleglycerol-phosphate dehydratase HisB: MRETTIERQTGETRIYASLCLDGEGNSTLSTGIGFFDHMLTLWSKHGLIDLTLKAEGDLCVDGHHTVEDCGIVLGQALAKCLGDKQGIRRYGTVFLPMDEALVMVSIDISGRPFLACDLELPAANLGGFETELVEEFLRALVVNAGLTLHVKQMAGKNTHHIIEAVFKALGRALDEATSLDPRVKGVPSTKGVLV; the protein is encoded by the coding sequence ATGCGTGAGACAACAATTGAACGTCAAACTGGGGAGACCCGAATTTACGCCAGTCTCTGTCTTGATGGTGAAGGAAATTCAACGCTGAGTACCGGCATCGGCTTTTTCGATCATATGCTTACTCTTTGGTCAAAGCATGGCTTGATTGACCTGACGCTGAAGGCAGAGGGAGACTTGTGTGTTGACGGGCATCATACAGTAGAAGATTGCGGTATTGTATTAGGACAGGCGCTCGCCAAATGTTTGGGCGACAAACAGGGAATTCGCCGCTACGGGACGGTGTTTTTGCCGATGGATGAAGCGCTGGTTATGGTATCAATTGATATCAGTGGCAGGCCATTCCTTGCCTGTGACCTAGAGCTTCCAGCCGCTAATCTTGGCGGCTTTGAAACCGAGCTGGTGGAAGAGTTCTTACGCGCCTTGGTTGTGAATGCCGGGCTTACTCTGCATGTTAAGCAGATGGCAGGCAAAAATACTCACCACATTATCGAAGCTGTGTTTAAAGCCCTGGGGCGGGCGCTCGATGAGGCGACAAGTCTTGATCCTCGCGTCAAGGGAGTGCCATCCACTAAAGGAGTGTTGGTGTAA
- the hisC gene encoding histidinol-phosphate transaminase, with the protein MKFRSGLEALQPYSIEEANWPIKLDANERTDGLPPTVAKVISERLAALPFNRYPEITAYSLRKKLAAAVGCTVEQIQVGNGSSELLAAICHVFGGSGHKIVYPEPSFSMYPVYIRLADSQPVPVKLESDYSLSIDAFRNQAQYADLAIVCNPNNPTGNVLPPDSIAELARELTCPLVVDEAYLEFYKTSAVDLLKTNKNLIIVRTFSKAYGLAAARIGYLLTSTDISAAVGKVLLPYHVNALSLLAAETVLDYQAEFVPGIEQIICERSRLANRLAGLPGITVFPSETNFLLIKTERSADLAALLATADIGIRDFSRSPGLVNCLRISIGSPSENNLVFSVIERFSRLQGNRQE; encoded by the coding sequence ATGAAGTTTCGGTCAGGACTTGAGGCATTACAACCTTACAGTATCGAAGAGGCCAATTGGCCGATAAAACTGGATGCGAATGAGCGGACTGATGGCTTGCCGCCAACAGTCGCTAAGGTAATTAGTGAACGCTTGGCTGCACTGCCGTTTAACCGCTATCCGGAAATAACTGCGTACTCGCTGCGTAAGAAGCTCGCCGCTGCGGTGGGTTGTACGGTGGAACAAATCCAGGTTGGCAACGGCTCCAGCGAACTGCTGGCGGCGATATGTCATGTGTTTGGCGGATCAGGCCACAAGATTGTCTATCCGGAACCATCCTTCTCCATGTATCCTGTTTATATCCGTTTAGCTGACAGTCAGCCAGTTCCTGTAAAACTGGAAAGCGATTATTCACTGTCTATTGATGCGTTTCGGAATCAGGCGCAATATGCCGATTTGGCCATTGTCTGCAATCCCAATAATCCGACTGGCAATGTGCTACCGCCAGATAGTATTGCTGAGTTGGCCCGAGAGCTCACCTGCCCGTTGGTGGTGGATGAAGCCTACCTCGAATTTTATAAAACTTCGGCAGTCGATTTGCTCAAGACAAATAAGAATTTGATCATTGTACGCACTTTTTCCAAAGCCTATGGTCTGGCAGCAGCACGGATCGGTTACTTGTTAACATCGACCGATATCAGTGCCGCGGTTGGCAAAGTCCTGCTACCTTATCATGTCAATGCGCTCTCGCTACTTGCTGCGGAAACTGTTCTCGACTACCAGGCTGAGTTCGTTCCGGGTATCGAACAGATCATCTGTGAACGTAGTCGATTGGCTAATCGTCTAGCTGGCTTGCCAGGGATTACTGTTTTCCCCTCAGAAACTAACTTCTTATTAATAAAAACAGAGCGATCCGCGGATTTGGCTGCGCTGTTGGCAACTGCAGACATCGGTATCCGGGATTTCAGCCGATCGCCAGGACTTGTTAATTGCTTACGGATTTCGATTGGTTCACCATCGGAAAATAATTTAGTCTTCTCGGTTATTGAGAGGTTTAGCCGATTACAAGGCAATCGACAGGAGTGA
- the hisD gene encoding histidinol dehydrogenase → MRTVVAADISRQEIERLLIKPAFDSVVLNASARRRVFEMFGRDMTAQEVVNQIVADVRTVGDKAVFDYTAALDGAVINTDNIEVSEEEFSAAFASVEPELLAALRRAVANVRRYHQEQKPKSFLTYREHGAMLGQTCLPLDRVGIYVPGGKASYPSSVIMNAVPATVAGVKEIIMAVPPAKDGSVNPLVLIAAREAGVTRVFRMGGAQAIAALAFGTATIPKVDKITGPGNLFVTLAKKAVYGYCDIDMLAGPSEILIIADASANPRYIAADMLSQAEHDELAAAILITDSATLAAAVKIKLAKQLTDLPKREIASASLEKQGLILIASNLDDAVEYANIAAPEHLEILTAEPFLLLPQIRHAGAVFLGPWSPEPVGDYYAGPNHVLPTGGTARFYSVLNVETFMKRSSIIAYTREALQAASSDIIALASAEGLDAHARAVAVRREEE, encoded by the coding sequence GTGAGAACTGTTGTAGCGGCAGACATTAGCCGTCAAGAAATAGAGCGCTTATTGATTAAACCGGCGTTCGACTCAGTAGTGCTGAATGCGTCGGCGAGACGGCGCGTGTTTGAGATGTTTGGGCGAGATATGACTGCCCAAGAGGTGGTTAATCAAATCGTAGCTGACGTGCGTACCGTTGGCGATAAAGCCGTTTTTGATTATACAGCCGCCCTTGATGGCGCCGTTATTAACACGGATAACATAGAGGTCAGCGAGGAGGAGTTTTCTGCCGCGTTTGCCTCTGTTGAGCCAGAGCTGCTGGCTGCGCTGCGACGCGCAGTCGCCAATGTCAGACGCTATCATCAGGAGCAGAAACCCAAATCCTTTTTGACCTACCGGGAGCATGGGGCAATGCTTGGGCAGACATGTCTGCCGCTTGATCGGGTAGGTATCTATGTACCTGGCGGCAAGGCTTCCTATCCCTCATCAGTGATAATGAACGCCGTACCGGCTACGGTCGCCGGTGTCAAAGAAATTATCATGGCAGTACCGCCGGCAAAGGATGGTTCGGTTAATCCACTTGTGCTAATCGCAGCGCGTGAGGCTGGGGTTACGCGAGTTTTTCGCATGGGCGGCGCCCAGGCTATCGCTGCTTTGGCCTTTGGCACGGCGACAATTCCTAAGGTGGATAAAATCACTGGTCCTGGTAATCTGTTTGTAACGTTAGCTAAAAAGGCAGTTTACGGTTATTGTGATATTGATATGTTGGCCGGCCCCAGCGAGATTTTGATCATTGCCGACGCTAGCGCCAATCCGCGTTATATCGCGGCAGATATGCTTAGCCAAGCCGAACATGATGAATTAGCCGCCGCAATCTTGATTACCGATAGCGCAACACTGGCGGCCGCGGTGAAGATCAAATTAGCAAAGCAGCTGACAGACTTGCCTAAACGAGAGATTGCGTCAGCTTCGCTCGAAAAGCAGGGGTTGATCCTTATTGCGTCCAACCTAGACGATGCCGTAGAATATGCTAATATTGCCGCTCCTGAGCATTTAGAAATCCTGACCGCGGAACCGTTTTTACTGTTACCCCAGATCAGACATGCGGGAGCAGTTTTCCTGGGTCCCTGGTCGCCGGAACCGGTCGGTGACTACTACGCCGGGCCGAACCATGTACTGCCAACCGGCGGTACGGCCCGCTTTTATTCTGTTTTGAATGTCGAAACCTTTATGAAACGCAGCAGCATTATTGCCTATACTCGTGAGGCGCTGCAAGCTGCGAGCAGCGATATTATCGCCTTAGCCAGCGCAGAAGGGCTTGACGCTCATGCCAGAGCTGTGGCTGTGCGGAGGGAAGAAGAATGA
- the hisG gene encoding ATP phosphoribosyltransferase codes for MTSVDMNYLTIALPKGKLFKPATDMLAQLGYSAEDLSENSRKLVITNEDAKLRFIITKTSDLPTYVEYGAADIGVIGKDVLVEDKRDVYELIDLGFGFCRMVVAVPRHLQREKLSDYAHMRVATKYPVIAEQFFRDKGVQVEFIKLNGSIELAPMVGLSELIVDLVETGRTLKENNLVEIASVLPTTARLIANRVSFKMKFERIHQLTAGLKQQMEGRVVK; via the coding sequence ATGACCTCAGTTGATATGAATTATTTGACAATAGCTTTGCCAAAAGGCAAGTTATTCAAACCAGCAACCGATATGTTGGCTCAATTAGGCTACAGCGCAGAAGATTTGAGCGAAAACTCGCGAAAACTGGTTATTACAAACGAAGATGCTAAACTCCGCTTTATCATCACCAAAACGTCAGATTTGCCTACATATGTTGAATATGGCGCTGCTGACATCGGTGTTATCGGTAAAGACGTACTCGTCGAAGACAAGCGTGACGTGTACGAACTGATCGACCTGGGATTTGGCTTTTGCCGGATGGTAGTCGCAGTGCCTAGACATCTGCAGCGAGAAAAGTTGAGTGATTATGCGCACATGCGGGTGGCCACCAAATATCCTGTCATCGCCGAACAGTTTTTTCGGGATAAGGGAGTTCAAGTAGAATTTATCAAACTAAACGGTTCAATTGAGCTGGCGCCGATGGTAGGCCTGTCTGAATTAATTGTTGATCTGGTGGAAACAGGCCGCACGCTAAAAGAAAATAATCTGGTTGAGATCGCCTCTGTGCTGCCAACGACTGCTCGCCTGATTGCGAATCGGGTAAGTTTTAAGATGAAATTTGAGCGGATTCATCAATTGACTGCTGGTTTGAAACAACAGATGGAAGGAAGGGTTGTCAAGTGA
- a CDS encoding D-2-hydroxyacid dehydrogenase has translation MTPTLNVLILNPLSDRHITTITNLVPQARITVSDLESAREYIENTDVIVAMGMTDIRPLFSQAPKLKWVHALTAGVENLVFPEMQNSNVVLTNSRGIHGIPVSEHVLSLILAFSRCLHVLIRQQIDKKWKRTLPDEIHEKTIGIIGLGSIGREIAKKSKGLGMQVLATKRRASQEIFVDKMYAPDKLLEMLSFCDFVVVSLPLTEETRELLRLEHFTAMKRSAYLINIARGDVIRQSDLVQALQEGLIRGAGLDVFDQEPLPEDSPLWDMPNVIISPHVAASSPYYLDRAIKTFADNLARYANGGEMFNIIDKSKGY, from the coding sequence ATGACACCCACACTTAATGTGCTGATCCTCAATCCCCTGAGTGATCGCCACATCACTACCATCACGAATTTGGTTCCACAAGCTCGAATCACCGTTAGTGATTTGGAAAGTGCTCGAGAGTATATAGAGAATACCGACGTAATCGTTGCCATGGGGATGACTGATATTCGTCCGCTGTTTTCGCAAGCGCCGAAATTAAAGTGGGTTCATGCCTTAACTGCAGGAGTGGAGAATCTAGTTTTCCCCGAAATGCAAAATAGCAATGTAGTTTTAACCAATTCGCGCGGTATACATGGCATCCCGGTATCTGAGCATGTCTTATCACTCATCCTTGCGTTCAGCCGTTGCCTACATGTATTGATTAGGCAGCAAATCGATAAAAAGTGGAAGCGAACTTTACCTGATGAAATTCATGAAAAAACCATTGGCATTATCGGCTTAGGCAGTATTGGCCGTGAAATTGCCAAAAAGTCCAAGGGACTGGGCATGCAAGTATTAGCGACAAAGCGCAGAGCTTCCCAAGAGATTTTTGTTGATAAAATGTATGCTCCTGATAAACTGCTGGAAATGCTCTCCTTTTGCGACTTTGTTGTTGTTTCTCTGCCGCTAACGGAAGAGACGAGGGAGTTATTGCGTTTAGAGCACTTCACCGCCATGAAGCGGTCTGCCTATCTGATCAATATCGCCCGCGGCGATGTCATTCGTCAATCAGACTTGGTTCAGGCACTTCAAGAGGGATTAATTCGCGGCGCTGGCCTTGATGTCTTTGACCAGGAACCGTTGCCTGAGGACAGTCCCTTATGGGATATGCCAAATGTCATCATTTCTCCCCATGTTGCCGCCAGTTCGCCATATTATTTAGATAGGGCGATCAAGACCTTCGCCGATAATCTTGCCCGCTATGCAAACGGCGGAGAGATGTTTAATATTATCGACAAGTCCAAGGGATATTAA
- a CDS encoding HD domain-containing protein: MRRVKQVLSAIRAEVTPQDAAFVAKHLTQSELELFRQMSLPDQRHCLNVANTVAELAGGLREVNQPVLIKAALLHDVGRRRGDVSTSDKIMAVISRAVFGSGFAQKWGKQGRGGAWENLRHAFYVSANHPEIGAKLLRQAGTEEQVINLVRYHHHPAGMADSKELSLLRQADDLN, encoded by the coding sequence ATGCGACGCGTTAAACAAGTGTTATCAGCGATACGGGCTGAAGTTACACCGCAAGATGCGGCTTTTGTCGCCAAGCATCTCACTCAGTCAGAACTTGAGCTGTTTAGGCAGATGAGCCTTCCAGATCAACGGCATTGTCTTAATGTGGCAAACACTGTAGCAGAGCTGGCTGGTGGACTGCGCGAAGTTAACCAGCCGGTTTTGATCAAAGCAGCTCTGTTACATGATGTTGGGCGCAGGCGAGGCGATGTCAGCACCAGCGATAAGATCATGGCTGTTATCAGCAGGGCTGTGTTCGGTAGCGGATTTGCTCAAAAGTGGGGCAAACAGGGACGAGGCGGTGCTTGGGAAAACTTACGCCATGCGTTCTATGTAAGTGCGAACCATCCAGAAATTGGCGCCAAACTGCTGCGACAAGCCGGAACCGAAGAACAGGTCATCAATTTAGTCCGCTATCATCATCACCCTGCCGGCATGGCCGATTCAAAGGAACTTAGCCTGCTGCGCCAAGCAGATGATTTGAATTAA
- the hisZ gene encoding ATP phosphoribosyltransferase regulatory subunit, with the protein MKPNEPAIKIPYGTKDFLPAEARGKRVLEEKLATQFGSWGYEEVVTPTMEYLQTLTTGTGLDLSEQMFVLFDRSNRILALRPEMTIPIARLAATRLREKPLPLRLFYLTNVFRHEEAQAGRQCEFHQAGVELMGASEPSADAEVIGLAISAALAAGLRDFRICLGQVDFINGIMADGGLSEQERQEIKQCLVKRDLVGLERTTKLSGLTNEKQAAICQIPLLSGGREALSAARDLVTNFASRAALDNLEAIFELLHAYGLQQYVSFDLGIIRDFDYYTGMVFEGYTPGLGFPFCGGGRYDRMLASFGLECPATGFAMGIERLLLALNRQGLNQQEGMRDVYVSWQEGKLLEAIAATRRLREDGAVVELSPIAELRAKAEQNQRQRGFRELLYIGE; encoded by the coding sequence ATGAAACCAAATGAGCCGGCAATCAAGATTCCCTATGGCACTAAGGACTTTTTGCCCGCTGAGGCCAGAGGTAAACGCGTGTTGGAGGAAAAGTTGGCAACCCAGTTCGGTTCTTGGGGTTATGAGGAAGTAGTTACTCCAACAATGGAATATCTCCAGACCTTAACAACCGGAACGGGCTTAGACCTGTCTGAGCAAATGTTTGTCCTTTTTGATCGTAGCAATCGAATACTGGCGCTACGACCGGAAATGACCATACCAATTGCCAGATTGGCTGCGACTCGGCTGCGGGAAAAGCCGTTGCCGTTGCGGCTGTTTTATCTGACAAACGTATTTCGCCATGAAGAAGCGCAAGCCGGCAGGCAATGCGAGTTTCACCAGGCTGGAGTGGAGTTGATGGGAGCATCTGAGCCTTCTGCTGACGCTGAAGTCATCGGCTTGGCTATTTCTGCCGCTCTTGCAGCCGGGTTGCGCGATTTCCGCATTTGCCTGGGACAGGTGGATTTTATCAACGGTATCATGGCTGATGGTGGCTTGAGTGAGCAAGAACGCCAAGAAATTAAACAATGTCTGGTGAAAAGGGATTTAGTGGGACTCGAGCGCACTACGAAGCTGAGTGGACTGACTAATGAAAAGCAAGCGGCAATTTGTCAGATACCACTTTTGAGTGGTGGACGGGAAGCACTGAGCGCGGCTAGAGACCTTGTGACTAACTTTGCGAGCCGAGCCGCTCTCGACAATTTGGAAGCTATTTTCGAATTGCTGCACGCGTATGGTTTGCAGCAATATGTTTCGTTCGACTTAGGCATTATTCGTGACTTCGATTACTACACCGGCATGGTGTTTGAAGGATATACTCCCGGACTAGGGTTCCCCTTCTGCGGCGGCGGACGCTATGATCGCATGCTGGCTTCGTTTGGTCTGGAGTGTCCGGCCACAGGCTTTGCAATGGGCATTGAGCGGTTATTGCTGGCGCTTAACCGGCAAGGTCTCAATCAGCAAGAGGGCATGCGCGACGTTTATGTAAGTTGGCAAGAGGGAAAACTACTTGAGGCAATCGCAGCAACTAGGCGACTACGCGAAGATGGCGCAGTTGTTGAACTCTCACCGATCGCTGAATTAAGAGCAAAGGCAGAACAGAATCAACGTCAACGCGGTTTTCGGGAATTGCTGTATATAGGTGAGTAA
- a CDS encoding YerC/YecD family TrpR-related protein: MTVNPKLKDELTDQLVKAILLLRTEEECYQFFEDVCTIGEIKALAQRLEVAGMLKRRHTYEEIVERTGASTATISRVKRCLYYGADGYNIVLTRLEEQLAQGGDNETK; encoded by the coding sequence ATGACGGTAAACCCAAAGCTGAAAGATGAACTGACCGATCAGTTGGTAAAGGCGATCTTGCTGTTGCGTACAGAAGAAGAGTGTTACCAATTTTTCGAAGACGTTTGTACCATTGGTGAAATTAAGGCTCTAGCGCAGCGACTTGAGGTGGCGGGTATGTTAAAACGGCGTCACACCTATGAAGAAATTGTCGAACGAACAGGTGCAAGCACAGCGACAATTAGTCGTGTTAAACGCTGTTTGTACTATGGCGCTGACGGATATAATATCGTGCTAACGCGTCTGGAGGAACAACTCGCGCAAGGAGGAGACAATGAAACCAAATGA
- a CDS encoding methionine ABC transporter ATP-binding protein, protein MINLSGIVKTYPGSSGPVHALKGVSIQVNSGEIFGVIGKSGAGKSTLIRCINMLEKPTVGTVVVDGQELSSMSERDLRDARKKIGMIFQHFNLLSSRTVYDNIAFPLELVGWDKKKIEDAVLPLLDLVGLSDKRNQYPSQLSGGQKQRVGIARALASRPKVLLCDEATSALDPQTTQSILELLKDINKRLGLTIVLITHEMQVIKQICDRVAVIENGVIIEQGPVIDLFAKPETTTTREFIRTIINYDLPDIFKDTAFSPVPLTDSHLIVRVSFLGKAAKEPIIASLIRHCNVDVSILFGNIDHIQNIPFGTLIIEVTGDTTSMQSALNYLEARELGVEVIGYVKRDALAIS, encoded by the coding sequence ATGATTAACCTAAGTGGCATTGTAAAAACTTATCCGGGATCGTCGGGGCCGGTTCACGCGCTTAAAGGGGTCAGCATCCAGGTAAACAGCGGAGAAATATTCGGCGTCATCGGCAAAAGCGGCGCTGGTAAAAGTACGCTCATCCGTTGCATTAATATGCTGGAAAAGCCGACTGTTGGTACAGTCGTCGTGGATGGTCAGGAACTTTCATCCATGTCTGAAAGAGATTTGCGGGATGCCCGTAAGAAAATTGGCATGATTTTTCAGCACTTCAATCTATTGTCTTCACGTACGGTGTATGACAATATCGCTTTTCCGCTGGAATTAGTCGGCTGGGATAAGAAAAAGATTGAAGACGCGGTTTTACCTTTGTTAGATCTGGTCGGACTTAGCGACAAACGCAATCAATATCCTTCCCAACTAAGTGGCGGTCAAAAGCAGCGTGTCGGCATCGCCAGAGCGCTGGCAAGCCGGCCAAAGGTGCTGTTATGCGATGAAGCCACCTCTGCGCTTGATCCTCAGACCACACAGTCGATCCTGGAATTGCTAAAAGATATCAATAAAAGGCTTGGATTAACCATTGTCTTGATTACCCACGAAATGCAAGTCATTAAACAAATTTGCGACCGGGTTGCTGTGATCGAGAACGGTGTAATCATCGAACAAGGGCCTGTCATCGATTTGTTCGCCAAGCCAGAGACTACCACTACCCGCGAATTCATCCGGACGATTATCAACTATGATTTACCGGATATTTTCAAAGATACGGCCTTCTCGCCGGTTCCCTTGACAGACAGTCACTTAATCGTTCGCGTATCGTTTCTGGGAAAGGCCGCGAAAGAGCCGATCATCGCCTCCCTGATTCGCCACTGCAACGTCGATGTCAGTATTTTGTTTGGCAACATTGACCACATTCAGAACATACCGTTTGGAACATTAATCATTGAAGTAACTGGTGACACAACCTCAATGCAAAGCGCTCTAAACTATTTAGAAGCAAGAGAATTAGGAGTGGAGGTGATTGGCTATGTCAAACGAGATGCTCTTGCTATTAGCTGA